The DNA sequence GGAATGAGTTTTTCCAACAATGCCTTTTGCGCCACGGCTTCCTTGTCGCCGCCCTTGGCGTTGCGGGTGACGCGCTGCAGCTGCTTCTCGCAGCTATCGAGGTCGGCGAAGATCAGCTCGAGCTCAATGATTTCGATGTCGCGCTTGGGATCGACCGAATTGGAAACGTGGATGACATTGTCATCTTCGAAGCAACGCACCACGTGGGCGATGGCATCGGTCTCGCGGATGTTGGCCAGAAACTTGTTGCCCAGACCTTCGCCCTTGGAAGCGCCTTCGACGAGGCCGGCGATATCGACGAACTCCATGGTCGTCGGCAATATCCGTTCCGGCTTGACGATATCGGCCAGGGCCTGCAAGCGCGGATCGGGCATCGGTACGATGCCGCTGTTCGGCTCGATGGTGCAGAAAGGGAAGTTTTCCGCAGCGATGCCGGATTTGGTCAGTGCGTTGAACAGGGTGGACTTGCCGACGTTGGGCAGGCCGACGATGCCGCAATTGAATCCCATGGTGTCTTTGCCTCGGTGTGGCTGGCAGCTGGAAAGCTACCGGCGTTGCCAAACTGCTTTAACGGCGTCGGGATGCGCTGTGATGCAAGCGTCCTGTCCAGCCGTCGCCTTGTCGTGTGTGCTTGCGCCTCAGGCTTTCTGGCTATGCAGCTTCTGCATCGCCCGCGTCCAGTCACCTGCAAGGATCTCGGGCAGCACGTCGAAACTGAAATCGATACTGGCGTCCAGCTTTTCGCGCTCGGCCTGAGGCGCTCGCCCCAATACGTAGCCCGTCACCAGGCTACTGTGCCCGGGATGGCCGATGCCCAGACGCAGGCGGTAGAAATTGTTCTGGTTGCCGAGCTTGGCGATGATGTCGCGAAGCCCGTTGTGCCCGCCATGGCCGCCGCCCTGTTTGAGCTTGGCGACGCCGGGGGGCATGTCGAGTTCATCATGGGCAACCAGGATGGCCTCGGGGGGAATTCGGAAAAATCCGGCCAGTGCCGCCACCGCCTGACCGCTGCGGTTCATATAGGTGGTGGGAATCAACAGGCGGATATCTTCGTCCTGATGGCGAAACTTGCCGACCAGCCCGAAGTATTTGCGATCGACGCTGAGGTTGACGCCCTTGTGGGCGGCCAGACGCTCAACGAAAAGGGCCCCTGCGTTATGCCGGGTCTGGTCGTACTCAGGGCCTGGATTACCCAGGCCAACGATCAGTTTAACGGCGGTCACGGCAGAGGCCCTTCCTCAGGTGATGACGAGTGGATTACTCGGCAGCGCCTTCTTCTTTCGGTGCGTCTTCCTTGCTCACGCGCGGAGCGTGAACGTTGGCGACCGGCAGATCGCTGCCATGTGCCAGAGCGACCAGTTCAATGCCTTTCGGCAGCGTAAGGTCGGTCATGTGCAGAACCTGGCCCACTTCGACCTTGGCCATGTCGACCTCGATGAACTCCGGCAGATCCTGCGGCATGCAGGAGACTTCAACTTCGTTGAGGTTGTGCAGGATTTCGCCACCCTGCTGCTTCACGCCAACCGAGGTTTCCTGGTTGATGAAGTGCAGAGGAACGATAGCGGTCAGCTTCTGGCCAGCGACAACGCGAACGAAGTCAGCGTGCAGAACGAAGCCCTTGGCCGGATGACGCTGCAGCGCCTTGATCAGAACGGATTCGTTCTGGCCATCGACGTCCAGGGTCAGCACGTGGCTGAAGGAAGCTTCGTTTTCCAGCATCTTGGCCAGGTCTTTGGCCAGCAGGCTGATGGATTGCGGAGCCTTGTCGCCACCGTAGATTACGGCTGGGACGAGGTTGGCGTTACGACGCAGGCGGCGGCTCGCACCTTTCCCCAGGTCGGAACGCACTTGGGCATTCAGAGTGAAGTCAGTCATTGTGTTTCTCCAGGATAACAACGCGCCCGAAACACTCGCGACCAGTGCTATCGGGCGGTTGGGCAAAAAGCCCCGCACGCGGCGGGGCACATTTTCGTTCGGCGCGAAGGGCCAAGCTTTCGGCTTAGCGGAACATCGCGCTGATCGATTCAGCATTGCTGATGCGGCGAACCGCCTCAGCCACCATTGGCGCGATGTCCAATTGGCGAATACGGGTACAGGCTTGTGCCGCTGCGGACAGCGGAATGGTATTGGTCACCACCAGTTCGTCGAGTACCGAGCCGTCGATGTTCTCGATGGCGCGACCGGACAGAATCGGATGCGTGCAATATGCATAGACTTTCGAAGCGCCGTGATTTTTCAAAGCGGTCGCAGCGTGGCACAGGGTGCCGGCGGTATCGACCATGTCGTCGACGAGGATGCAGGTACGGCCTTCGATATCACCGATGATGTGCATCACTTCGGACTGGTTGGCCTTCGGGCGACGCTTGTCGATGATGGCCAGATCCACGCCCAGCGACTTGGCCACGGCGCGAGCACGCACCACACCGCCAATATCGGGGGAAACGATCATCAGGTTCTCGAAGCGCTGAGCCTGGATATCATCGACCAGGACCGGCGAGCCGTAGATGTTGTCTACCGGCATGTCGAAGAAGCCCTGGATTTGATCGGCGTGCAGATCGACAGTAAGGACGCGGTTGACCCCAACCACATCGAGCATGTCGGCCACGACCTTGGCGCTGATCGGTACGCGAGCGGAGCGCGGACGGCGATCCTGGCGGGCGTAACCGAAGTAGGGAATGACTGCCGTGATGCGGGTAGCGGAGGAGCGGCGGAAGGCATCTGCCATCACCACCAATTCCATCAGGTTGTCATTGGTAGGGGCGCAGGTCGGCTGAATCAGAAAGACGTCCTTACCGCGAACGTTCTCGTTGATCTCGACACTGATCTCGCCGTCGGAGAATTTTCCGACGTAGGCGTCACCGAGGGGGATATGCAGCTGACGTACAACACGCCGGGCCAGGTCGGGGTTGGCGTTCCCCGTGAAGACCATCATCTTGGACACGCGCAGTACCTGCCTGAGGGTGGATCCGATGAAACAAAAAGCTGTTCAAAAGGCCAGGCGTTTTGAACAGCTCTCGTGATGTTTGGCAGGGGCGGCTGGATTCGAACCAACGCATGGCAGGATCAAAACCTGCTGCCTTACCGCTTGGCGACGCCCCTGTGGATATAAAACTTGAAGTGTTGCTGCTGCACTAACCCGAAGGTTATGGCAGGGGCGGCTGGATTCGAACCAACGCATGGCAGGATCAAAACCTGCTGCCTTACCGCTTGGCGACGCCCCTGTAACGTACAACCTCTAACTACTTACTTCCTGCGCCAGTTGCGCGAGCCTTCGGTGCAGCATCGAAATGTTGCGGCCTTGAGCTACGAAAGCTGGTAAATCGGCTGGAAGTTGGCGGCAAACTTTATCAGCCTCACCTTTGTTTGGGAAGCTCCCAAACACACAAGCTCCAGTGCCGGTCATTCTTGCTGGAACAAAATTGTTCAACAAGCTCAAAGCGTTACGAACTTCTTGATAACGCTTCTCGACCACCGGCTGACAGTCGTTATGACCGCCCCCTGCAAGAAGGCTGCGAACTGTAATGGCGGGGGTATTGCGTGTCAACTCTGGGTCGGAAAATATTTCCGCTGTACTAACAGAGACTTGCGGGGCGATTACGAGGAACCACGGCTCGCTCAATTCGACCGGTTGCAAGCGCTCGCCAACCCCTTCGGCAAAGGCCGCATAACCCCGCACGAATACCGGCACATCGGCCCCAAGCGACAGGCCGATCTTCGCCAGCTGGTCCTCGCCCAGCTCTGTCTGCCAAAGGTAATCGAGCCCGATAAGCGTGGTTGCCGCATCGGAGCTGCCGCCGCCTATGCCGCCGCCCATGGGCAGGCGCTTGATCAGTTCGATGTCGGCGCCCTGGCTGCATTCGCTGTGGCTCTGCAGCAGGCGGGCGGCACGTACGATCAGGTTGTTTTCATGATCGACGCCCGGCAGCTCGGTGTGCAGTTGGATCTGGCCATCGGCACGAGGCGTGAAGGTCAGTTCGTCGCCGTAATCGAGAAACTGAAACAGCGTCTGCAGCTCGTGGTAGCCATCGGCGCGACGACCGAGGATGTGCAACATCAGATTGAGTTTGGCCGGGGCCGGCAGGGTCAGCCTGTGCATCATTGGCCGAGCTGGCGCGGCTGCCAGTCCTTGACTACCAATGTGATCTGCAGGTCGCGGCCTGCCAGCTTGATGCGCGACGGCAGCGCGTAGCCGCCTTCTTCGCTGTAGCCGAGATACTGGATGTCCCAGCCGTCCTGCTGCAGGTTGGCGAGGCGGCCGTTGGCGTCCAGCGCGATACGGCTGCGGCTGTCCGGCGCGGGGAGTCCGCGCACCCACCAGAGCAGGCTCGATACGGGCAATTGCCAGCCGAGCTGACTTTCCACCAGCGCTTCCGGGGATTCGGCTTCGTAACGGCCCTGGCCCGCGACTTCCAGCGCGACGGCGTCAGGCCGGCCAGTCAGGCGAGTGGCGCCACGCCCCAGTGGGCCGGAGAGACGAATATCGAAATAATCCTGACGCTGCAGCCAGAACAGCGTGCCGCTGCCCGAGTCCTGCGGCGCGCGAATGCCGATCTTGCCGCTGATCTGCCAGCCATCGATTTCACTGACCCGCGCCTTGTGAGTTGTCCAGTCTTCCTTGTTGCCGGGGCCTTCGATCGATTCCTGCGGGCCGAGACCGGCGCAGCCGGCGAGCAACAGCACGAGAGCGGGGATCAGCAGGTTGCGCATCAGCTTCATGGGTCAGGGATTCTCCGAGCCTGTCAGGCGTTTGATAGTTTCACGCAGTATCTGGCTGTCCGGCTGTTGCTTTAGCGCTTCGGCCCAGACGGCCCGCGCTTCACGTTTTTTGCCAGACACCCAGAGCACCTCGCCGAGGTGGGCGGCGACTTCGTGGTCTGGAAAGCGCTCGAGGGCTTTGCGCAACTGGGTTTCCGCTTCCTTCAGGTTGCCCAGGCGATAATTGACCCAGCCGAGGCTGTCGAGAATAGCGGCGTCATCGGGGCTGAGCCGGTAGGCCTGCTCGATGAGGGCGAGGGCTTCCTCGTATCGATCGGTGCGATCGGCAAGGGTGTAGCCCAGCGCGTTGATGGCCATGGCGTTGTCGGGCTCGCGCTCGATGATGAAGCGTAAGTCCTGCTCGAGTTGCGCCAGGTCGCCACGCTTTTCGGCGATCATCGCGCGGGTATAGAGCAGGTTGAGGTCCTCTGGAAACTGCTGCAGCGCTTGCTCGGTAAGTTGCCAGGCCGCGTCGAGGCGCTGTTGGCCGGAGAGTGCTTCGATCTCGATCAGATACAGCTGGATGGCATAGTCGGGCTGTTCGTCGCGGGCGCTGGCCAGCAACCGCGAGGCTTCTTCGTTGCGATCCAGGGCGAACAGCAGCTCCGCCTGCATCAGCTTTGCCGGCAGATACTCATTGCCAGGGCCGACCTTGGAAAAGGCACTTAGCGCCTGCTCGGGCTGGTTCAGCTCGCGATAGGCTCGGCCGAGGTTGAAATGGGCCGCATCGCGGTGACTGCCGCGCGCTATCAGGTCTTCCAGATATACGATCGCTTCGCGCCAGGCTTGTGCTTCAAGGCATACCAGCGCCATGGAAAAACGCAGGTCGTCATCGCCGGGGTGCTGCTGGACCAGCGTGGCGAATTCACCCATGGCCTCGTCGAGGCGATCCTGCTCGACCAGCAGGCGCGCGTAGGTCAGGCGAAGGCGTTTGTCTTCGGGATGCCGGCGCAGACTCTTCTCCAGCAACGGCAGCGCTTCCTTGCCACGTTCGAGGATCTGTAGCAGGCGAGCCTGGAGCAGTATCGACGGCACTTCCTGCTCGCCGGCGGACTGCGCTTCGAGCAATGCGAATGCTTCTTCCGGCCGACCGTCCTGCTGTAGCAGCACCGCTTTGCCGAATTTGAGCTGGGGATTGTCGGGGTGTTTGACCAGTAGCTGGTCGAAACTCTTCAGCAGGCCCGTTCGGGTATCCGGGTCGGTTTCGGCGGCGGACAAGGCGAGGAAGTCGAAGTGGGTATCACCCTGACCCTGCAACACCTTTTCCATATATTCCATCGATTGCTCGTAACGTCCGGCACGTGCCAGCTGCACTGCCGCGGCGCGCTGGGCGTCGAGGTTGTCTGGGGCGTTGCTCGCCCAGATCATCGCCGTGTCCAGCGCGGCCTGCTCGGCGCCGAGGTATTCGGCGATGCGGAATCCGCGCTCGGCGACGCCCGCATCCTGGGTCGCATTGGCCTGCTGGACGTAATTGCCCAGGGCGATGTCGAAGCGATTGCGTTGGCCCGCCAGTTCAGCCACCAGCAGGGCATAAAGCGTGTCGCTGCTGAACGAGCCATATTCGCCGGCGTCTGGCTCAACGGCTTGCGGAGTGGCCTCCTCGACCGGCGGGCTGCTTTCGGGCGTGCTCTGCATGATGCTTTGGCAGCCACCGAGAAACAGAAGGGCGCTGAGGGCGAGGAGTTTTTTCATAGGGGATTACAAGGCTGGTCTGGGGTCGCGGCATCATGACACAAGCCGTCAGGCAAGCGCACGGGCTGGCATGCGAGGCGAGTAGGAAGGCTCGATAGGTACAGACAATGAAGGGCAATGGTTGTTCTGAGACAGGCGAAGTAGGAGAATCGCGCGCTCCGTTTTCGATCAGCGACCCTGCATGGCTTTCATCGCGCTTGGCATTAATCACAAGACCGCATCGGTGGACGTGCGCGAGCGTGTTGCATTCACGCCTGAACAAACGGTCGAGGCGCTTCAGCAGCTGTGCCGTGTCACGCCGACGCGAGAGGCCGCGATTCTTTCGACCTGTAACCGCAGCGAACTTTACCTAGAGCAGGACCAGGTCGAGGCCGAGGCGGTGCTGGCCTGGCTGGCCAATTATCATCGGCTGAATCTCGAAGATGTCCGGGCCTGTGCCTACGTTCATACCGACGATCAGGCGGTGCGCCACATGATGCGCGTCGCGTCCGGGTTGGACTCGATGGTGCTCGGCGAGCCCCAGATTCTCGGGCAGATGAAGTCGGCCTATGCCGTCGCGCGCGAAGCCGGCAGCGTCGGTCCGCTGCTGGGGCGTCTGTTCCAGGCGACGTTCAGCACCGCCAAGACCGTGCGGACCGATACCGCCATCGGCGAGAGTCCGGTCTCGGTGGCCTTTGCCGCGGTCAGTCTGGCCAAGCAGATCTTCGCCGACCTTCATCGCAGCCAGGCCCTGCTGATCGGTGCTGGCGAGACCATTACGCTGGTCGCTCGTCATCTGCACGAGCAGGGCGTCAAGCGCATCGTGGTTGCCAACCGTACCCTCGAGCGCGCCAGCGTGCTGGCGGAGCAGTTCGGCGCCCATGCGATCCTGCTCGCCGACATCCCGCAGGAGCTCTATAACAGCGACATCGTCATCAGCTCCACCGCCAGCCAATTACCGATTCTGGGCAAGGGCGCCGTGGAGCAGGCGCTGAAGAAGCGCAAGCACAAGCCGATGTTCATGGTCGATATCGCCGTGCCCCGCGACATAGAGGCGCAGGTCGGCGAGCTGGACGATGTCTACCTCTATACAGTCGATGATCTGCATGAGGTGGTGGCGGAGAATCTCAAGAGTCGACAAGGTGCCGCCCAGGCCGCCGAAGAGCTGGTCGCCGCTGGAACCGATGAGTTCATGGGGCGGTTACGGGAGCTGGCTGCGGTAGACGTGCTCAAGTCCTATCGACAGCACGCGGAGCGCATTCGAGATGAAGAGTTAGTTAAGGCCCAGCGGCTGCTGGCCAATGGCGGTACGCCCGAGGATGCGCTGGCCCAGCTGGCGCGAGGGCTGACCAACAAACTGCTGCACGCACCCAGCGTTCAGCTGAAAAAACTTTCTGCCGAAGGGCGAGTGGAGGCACTGAACATCGTTCAGGAACTCTTCGCCTTGCCGGACAGCACGGACAAACCATGAAAGCGTCGCTGCTCAATAAACTCGACATTCTGCAGGACCGCTTCGAAGAGCTGACGGCGTTGCTTGGCGACGCCGAGGTGATCACCGACCAGACGCGGTTTCGTGCCTATTCGCGCGAGTACGCCGAGGTAGAACCGGTCATCGGCACCTATCGGGAATTTCTCAAGCTGCAGTCCGATCTCGAAGGCGCCCAGGCGCTGCTCAAGGATAACGACCCGGATGTGCGCGAGATGGCCGAAGAGGAAGTGGCCGACGCGCGCGCGAAGCTGGAGGAAATTGAAGCCCGCCTGCAGCGCATGCTGCTGCCGAAGGACCCAAAGGACGGGCGCAACGTCTTTCTCGAAATACGCGCCGGTACGGGCGGTGACGAGGCGGCGATCTTCTCGGGCGATCTGTTTCGCATGTATTCCCGCTACGCCGAACGGCAAGGGTGGCGCGTCGAGATCCTCTCAGAAAATCCGGGTGAACACGGCGGCTATAAGGAGGTCATCTCGCGCGTCGAGGGCGACAATGTCTACGCCAAGCTGAAGTTCGAGTCTGGCGCCCACCGCGTCCAGCGCGTCCCGGAAACCGAATCCCAGGGCCGTATCCATACATCGGCCTGTACTGTGGCTGTGCTGCCGGAGCCTGACGAGCAGATTGCCATCGAGATCAACCCGGCCGATCTGCGCGTCGATACCTATCGAGCATCCGGTGCCGGCGGGCAGCACATCAACAAGACCGATTCGGCCGTGCGCATCACCCATATGCCCAGCGGTATCGTCGTCGAGTGCCAGGAAGAGCGCTCGCAGCACAAGAACCGCGCCCGCGCCATGTCCTGGCTGGCGGCCAAGTTGCAAGACGTGCAGGATAGCGCCGCCCACAAGGAAATCTCCGATACCCGCAAGCTGCTAGTTGGCTCCGGTGACCGCTCCGAGCGCATCCGCACCTACAACTTCCCGCAGGGACGCGTGACCGATCACCGCATCAACCTGACCCTGTATTCGCTTGGCGAAGTCATCGGCGGCGCGGTGGAGCAAGTTATCGAACCGCTATTGCAGGAATATCAGGCGGATCAGCTGGCAGCGTTGGGAGATTAACGACGGCGGCAAGCCTCAAGCCATAAGTTGAGTATGTGGCGTGTTGTCGTTTGAGGCTTTCGCTTGAGGCTTAACCTTATGGCCAACATTGAATCCCTGCTGAACGACAGCAACTTGCCCGACTCACCAAGCGCCAGGCTCGACGCGGAGCTGTTGCTCGCCCATGTGCTGGGCAAGTCGCGCAGCTATTTGCACACCTGGCCGGAAAGGGAGCTCGACACCGAGCAGTGTCGCGTCTTTAGCGAATGCCTGGCGCGCCGCCGCCGTGGCGAGCCGGTGGCCTATATCCTTGGTCGGCAAGGGTTCTGGAGCCTGGATCTCGAAGTCGCGCCGCATACGCTGATTCCGCGCCCGGACACCGAGCTGCTGGTCGAGACCGCGCTGCAACTGATTCCGACAACTGCGGCGCAGATTCTGGACCTGGGCACCGGCACGGGTGCGATTGCCTTGGCATTGGCCAGCGAGCGTCCGGCCTGGCAGGTGACGGGTGTAGACCGCGTCGCTGAGGCGGTTGCGCTGGCGGCCCGTAATGCCCAGCAGCTGCGCCTGGATAACGTGCGATTCCATGAAAGCCATTGGTTTTCCATAGTGGAGGGGCAGCGCTATCGGCTGATCGTCAGCAATCCACCTTATATCCCTGCCGGAGATCCGCATCTGGAGCAGGGTGACGTGCGTTTCGAGCCGGGCAGCGCCCTGATTGCCGGTGTGGATGGTCTGGATGACATTCGCCAGATCATCGACCAGGCACCGGCGTATCTGCAGGAAGACGGCTGGTTACTGCTGGAACATGGCTACGATCAGGCAGCGGCGGTGCGCGAGCTGCTTGTGGCGAGCGGATTCGCCGACGTCGAAAGCCGCAGGGATTTTGGCGGGCACGAGCGCATCAGTCTGGGCCGTCGGCCATGATTTCATCATCCAGGAGAGCAACATGCTGAGCGATGAGGAGCTGCTGCGTTACAGCAGGCAGATATTGCTGAAACAGATCGATATCGACGGTCAGCTGAAACTCAAGCAGAGCCGGGTGCTCATCGTCGGGCTGGGCGGGCTGGGGTCGCCCGTGGCGCTTTATCTGGCCGCCGCAGGTGTGGGAGAGCTGCATCTGGCGGATTTCGATAGCGTCGATCTGACCAATCTGCAGCGGCAGATCATTCATGATTCGTCTTCGGTCGGGGTGCAGAAGGTGGACTCGGCGATTGCGCGTTTGTCGGGGCTCAATCCTTTAGTGAAGCTGGTGCCGCACCGCGCCGCGATGGATGTCGATACCCTTGACGCGGCTGTGGCTGAGGTAGATCTGGTGCTCGATTGCACCGACAACTTTGCCGTGAGGGAAGCCGTGAATGCCGCTTGCGTCAGCGCGAACAAACCCTTGGTGAGCGGTGCTGCGATCCGGCTCGAGGGGCAACTGTCGGTGTTCGATCCGCGAGTGACGACAAGCCCGTGCTACCACTGCCTTTATGGTCATGGCAGCGAAGCCGAACTGACCTGTAGCGAGGCCGGCGTAGTGGGGCCCTTGGTGGGAATGGTGGGTAGTCTGCAGGCGCTTGAAGCGCTGAAGCTGCTCGCCGGCTTCGGTGAGCCTTTGGTAGGCCGGCTGCTGTTGATAGACGCGCTGTCCGGTCGCTTTCGCGAACTGAAGGTCAAGCGCGACCCGGCCTGTGCGGTTTGCGGCGACCGCCATGGCTGATAACGCGCCGATTGGCGTCTTCGATTCCGGCGTGGGCGGGCTGTCGGTGCTGCGGGAGATTCGCGCGCGCTTACCGCAGGAGTCGTTGTTGTACCTGGCCGACAGCGGTTATGTGCCCTACGGCGAAAAAAGTCCGGAATTCATTCGTCAGCGGTGCCGATCAATCGCTGACTTCTTGCTGGGGCAGGGCGCCAAGGCTTTGGTGCTGGCTTGCAATACCGCAACTGCCGCGGGTGTGGCCGAGCTTCGCGAGCTGTATCCGAATGTCCCGTTGGTGGGGATGGAGCCGGCGGTAAAGCCCGCCGCACAGGCGACTCGCAGCGGTGTCGTGGGGGTGCTGGCGACCACCGGCACGCTGAAAAGCGCGAAATTCGCCGCATTGCTCGACCGCTTTGCCAGCGATGTTCGGGTCATCACCCAGCCCTGCCCCGGTCTGGTCGAGTGCATCGAGGCCGGCGAGCTCAATGGCGACACGACGCGTTCGTTGCTGCAGGAGTTCGTCCAGCCTTTGATCGAGCAGGGCTGCGACACACTGATACTGGGGTGCACTCACTATCCGTTCATCAAACCGCTGCTAACCGAGCTGCTGCCGTCTAACGTAACTCTGG is a window from the Pseudomonas sp. MTM4 genome containing:
- the ispE gene encoding 4-(cytidine 5'-diphospho)-2-C-methyl-D-erythritol kinase, whose translation is MHRLTLPAPAKLNLMLHILGRRADGYHELQTLFQFLDYGDELTFTPRADGQIQLHTELPGVDHENNLIVRAARLLQSHSECSQGADIELIKRLPMGGGIGGGSSDAATTLIGLDYLWQTELGEDQLAKIGLSLGADVPVFVRGYAAFAEGVGERLQPVELSEPWFLVIAPQVSVSTAEIFSDPELTRNTPAITVRSLLAGGGHNDCQPVVEKRYQEVRNALSLLNNFVPARMTGTGACVFGSFPNKGEADKVCRQLPADLPAFVAQGRNISMLHRRLAQLAQEVSS
- the lolB gene encoding lipoprotein insertase outer membrane protein LolB, coding for MKLMRNLLIPALVLLLAGCAGLGPQESIEGPGNKEDWTTHKARVSEIDGWQISGKIGIRAPQDSGSGTLFWLQRQDYFDIRLSGPLGRGATRLTGRPDAVALEVAGQGRYEAESPEALVESQLGWQLPVSSLLWWVRGLPAPDSRSRIALDANGRLANLQQDGWDIQYLGYSEEGGYALPSRIKLAGRDLQITLVVKDWQPRQLGQ
- the prmC gene encoding peptide chain release factor N(5)-glutamine methyltransferase — translated: MANIESLLNDSNLPDSPSARLDAELLLAHVLGKSRSYLHTWPERELDTEQCRVFSECLARRRRGEPVAYILGRQGFWSLDLEVAPHTLIPRPDTELLVETALQLIPTTAAQILDLGTGTGAIALALASERPAWQVTGVDRVAEAVALAARNAQQLRLDNVRFHESHWFSIVEGQRYRLIVSNPPYIPAGDPHLEQGDVRFEPGSALIAGVDGLDDIRQIIDQAPAYLQEDGWLLLEHGYDQAAAVRELLVASGFADVESRRDFGGHERISLGRRP
- the pth gene encoding aminoacyl-tRNA hydrolase translates to MTAVKLIVGLGNPGPEYDQTRHNAGALFVERLAAHKGVNLSVDRKYFGLVGKFRHQDEDIRLLIPTTYMNRSGQAVAALAGFFRIPPEAILVAHDELDMPPGVAKLKQGGGHGGHNGLRDIIAKLGNQNNFYRLRLGIGHPGHSSLVTGYVLGRAPQAEREKLDASIDFSFDVLPEILAGDWTRAMQKLHSQKA
- the hemA gene encoding glutamyl-tRNA reductase, with amino-acid sequence MAFIALGINHKTASVDVRERVAFTPEQTVEALQQLCRVTPTREAAILSTCNRSELYLEQDQVEAEAVLAWLANYHRLNLEDVRACAYVHTDDQAVRHMMRVASGLDSMVLGEPQILGQMKSAYAVAREAGSVGPLLGRLFQATFSTAKTVRTDTAIGESPVSVAFAAVSLAKQIFADLHRSQALLIGAGETITLVARHLHEQGVKRIVVANRTLERASVLAEQFGAHAILLADIPQELYNSDIVISSTASQLPILGKGAVEQALKKRKHKPMFMVDIAVPRDIEAQVGELDDVYLYTVDDLHEVVAENLKSRQGAAQAAEELVAAGTDEFMGRLRELAAVDVLKSYRQHAERIRDEELVKAQRLLANGGTPEDALAQLARGLTNKLLHAPSVQLKKLSAEGRVEALNIVQELFALPDSTDKP
- the murI gene encoding glutamate racemase, which encodes MADNAPIGVFDSGVGGLSVLREIRARLPQESLLYLADSGYVPYGEKSPEFIRQRCRSIADFLLGQGAKALVLACNTATAAGVAELRELYPNVPLVGMEPAVKPAAQATRSGVVGVLATTGTLKSAKFAALLDRFASDVRVITQPCPGLVECIEAGELNGDTTRSLLQEFVQPLIEQGCDTLILGCTHYPFIKPLLTELLPSNVTLVDTGAAVARHLEAVLAARDLLGHGEPAIRFWSSGDPRQLAGVLPVLWGENGTVADYSN
- a CDS encoding 50S ribosomal protein L25/general stress protein Ctc, with translation MTDFTLNAQVRSDLGKGASRRLRRNANLVPAVIYGGDKAPQSISLLAKDLAKMLENEASFSHVLTLDVDGQNESVLIKALQRHPAKGFVLHADFVRVVAGQKLTAIVPLHFINQETSVGVKQQGGEILHNLNEVEVSCMPQDLPEFIEVDMAKVEVGQVLHMTDLTLPKGIELVALAHGSDLPVANVHAPRVSKEDAPKEEGAAE
- a CDS encoding molybdopterin-synthase adenylyltransferase MoeB, which codes for MLSDEELLRYSRQILLKQIDIDGQLKLKQSRVLIVGLGGLGSPVALYLAAAGVGELHLADFDSVDLTNLQRQIIHDSSSVGVQKVDSAIARLSGLNPLVKLVPHRAAMDVDTLDAAVAEVDLVLDCTDNFAVREAVNAACVSANKPLVSGAAIRLEGQLSVFDPRVTTSPCYHCLYGHGSEAELTCSEAGVVGPLVGMVGSLQALEALKLLAGFGEPLVGRLLLIDALSGRFRELKVKRDPACAVCGDRHG
- the prfA gene encoding peptide chain release factor 1, with product MKASLLNKLDILQDRFEELTALLGDAEVITDQTRFRAYSREYAEVEPVIGTYREFLKLQSDLEGAQALLKDNDPDVREMAEEEVADARAKLEEIEARLQRMLLPKDPKDGRNVFLEIRAGTGGDEAAIFSGDLFRMYSRYAERQGWRVEILSENPGEHGGYKEVISRVEGDNVYAKLKFESGAHRVQRVPETESQGRIHTSACTVAVLPEPDEQIAIEINPADLRVDTYRASGAGGQHINKTDSAVRITHMPSGIVVECQEERSQHKNRARAMSWLAAKLQDVQDSAAHKEISDTRKLLVGSGDRSERIRTYNFPQGRVTDHRINLTLYSLGEVIGGAVEQVIEPLLQEYQADQLAALGD
- a CDS encoding ribose-phosphate pyrophosphokinase, with protein sequence MSKMMVFTGNANPDLARRVVRQLHIPLGDAYVGKFSDGEISVEINENVRGKDVFLIQPTCAPTNDNLMELVVMADAFRRSSATRITAVIPYFGYARQDRRPRSARVPISAKVVADMLDVVGVNRVLTVDLHADQIQGFFDMPVDNIYGSPVLVDDIQAQRFENLMIVSPDIGGVVRARAVAKSLGVDLAIIDKRRPKANQSEVMHIIGDIEGRTCILVDDMVDTAGTLCHAATALKNHGASKVYAYCTHPILSGRAIENIDGSVLDELVVTNTIPLSAAAQACTRIRQLDIAPMVAEAVRRISNAESISAMFR
- a CDS encoding tetratricopeptide repeat protein, which translates into the protein MKKLLALSALLFLGGCQSIMQSTPESSPPVEEATPQAVEPDAGEYGSFSSDTLYALLVAELAGQRNRFDIALGNYVQQANATQDAGVAERGFRIAEYLGAEQAALDTAMIWASNAPDNLDAQRAAAVQLARAGRYEQSMEYMEKVLQGQGDTHFDFLALSAAETDPDTRTGLLKSFDQLLVKHPDNPQLKFGKAVLLQQDGRPEEAFALLEAQSAGEQEVPSILLQARLLQILERGKEALPLLEKSLRRHPEDKRLRLTYARLLVEQDRLDEAMGEFATLVQQHPGDDDLRFSMALVCLEAQAWREAIVYLEDLIARGSHRDAAHFNLGRAYRELNQPEQALSAFSKVGPGNEYLPAKLMQAELLFALDRNEEASRLLASARDEQPDYAIQLYLIEIEALSGQQRLDAAWQLTEQALQQFPEDLNLLYTRAMIAEKRGDLAQLEQDLRFIIEREPDNAMAINALGYTLADRTDRYEEALALIEQAYRLSPDDAAILDSLGWVNYRLGNLKEAETQLRKALERFPDHEVAAHLGEVLWVSGKKREARAVWAEALKQQPDSQILRETIKRLTGSENP